caatggagagagtcaaagtgAGCTAATGCtcaaattggagatggcagaaatgccccattcttatagagacaggaagagtatcagggaattgatggtcattccagctaccagcactctgcccagtcaggagatgatatctctgtccaacttgggttcaacctctctgtaacagtgtgataccagatcaaacttTGGCAACTCATGTAATCTCATCTGAAgtgttgtcctaaacccattgatggattttgtaaatctttccacaggttaaaaatgagaaggaatttgtctagAGAAAGCTCAATCATGGCAtatcagttttgctgtctctgtccggATATTTAAGAAGcagagcaagggattcaatcgaatatccttcctgctcagacagtgggaatggattcacttggtcatctgaactgaacgtacatcagcgagttcacactgggcaaggccattcatctatTCTGTGtctgagaaaggattcagtcggtctgcccacctgtggacacaccaatcAATTAACACCGGGCAGAGGCTAGTCATCTGCTGAagttctgggaaaggattcactccaTCATCTGACCTCATGgcacaccaacgagttcacaccagagagaggcagttcacctgctcagactgtgggaagggattcactcggtcatctgacctaatggctcaccagcgagtacACACCggagagcggccgttcacctgctcggactgtgggaagggattctctttaTCTTCTCGCTTACtgacacatcagcgagttcacactggggtgaagccgttcacctgctcagtctgtgagaagagattcactcactcttccacgCTACAGAGACACAAgcttgttcacactggggagaagccgttcacctgctcagtctgtgggaagggattcactcagtcatccagtctgcagaatcatcagcgagttcacactggggagaagccgttcacctgctcagaatgtgggaagggattcactgagtcatcacacctacagagacaccagcgagttcacactggagagaagccattcacctgctcagtctgtgagaagaagtTCACTaactcttccaccctacagagtcatcagcgagttcacactggggagaagccattcacatgctcagtctgtgagaagggattcactcattctTCCACCCTACGGAGACACCATCGAGTTCACACTAAGGAGAAGCTgtttacctgctcagtctgtgggatgagattcactgattcatcctaTCTgcggagtcaccagcgagttcacactggggagaagccattcacctgctcagtctgtgcgaaaggattcactctgttatCCAACCTGCagtgtcatcagcgagttcacactggggagaagccattcacctgctcagactgtgggaagggattcactgttTCAGCTAGCCTAatggtacaccagcgagttcacactgggcagcggccgttcacctgctcagactgtgggaagggattcactttgtcatctaaactactgaaacaccagcgagttcacactggggagaaaccattcacctgctcagtctgtgagaagagattcagtgACTCTTccgccctacagagacaccagcgagttcacactggggagaggccattcacctgctcagaatgtgggaagggattcactcagtcatgccacctacagagtcatcagcgagttcacaccagggagaagccgttcacctgctgagaatgtgggaaaggatttgctcagtcatcccaactaccgGCACACCAGTAAGCTCACAATGGGGAATGGCCGTTGTTATGATTCCCTAGGTTTCGTttactgtggactgtcattttgaaataaagaaggtgaatcagtctgacttgcagcttgtttacatcgctagCAGCTTGTTTAATTTTAACCAAGGACACGGACACTCAGAGTGAGACGGAGACGAAGGATGAAAAATGGAAGGTTCAAAACAAGGGAAATAGTGGCCAAAGCTCATGGTTTAGAATGTCCCTACGCCCACAAGTGTGGGTTAATTATCGTTTCAgcatacatcgaatgtgtggttgtcacctttTTTGATCCTTGGGAGTGGATCggatttggggtatcctgtgaagaccacttatgtgttaacccttgcctagttgtggtgtggtaattcacttgaagacaatATCACTTTTGACATGTCACTTTCGGTggtaattcgtatgtggatttggaacacGACCAATAAaatctacagtgactgttctctcattttaccaccatggaacctgtggaattcgacataattgccttctcttaacatttaccttggattacaaatatctccctctcatcacctattctgtggttgAATTGAACTTTcgtactttaccatctcaagactccaagccttgtttccccggAGCTCAATAGTTCTGGAGttacatttacacacatatatatacataacAATGttcacttttgtttatcttgcttaagttactatattaaaagtagattctaataaagatagttttaacatcaaaaacagactccaCGTATACCTATTGCTGCTAGTTCGTTTCTAAAGCTTTacgattcataacaaaattggggcctgcgtcCATGATATGAACAGATTTTGGGTGTATTgattaattatcgatttcattggggaaatcccttttgatttatttgtgtgtggaaaatcagcagcggaTGCTGATAGGTTTGTGGAAGtgccaacctctgaggcattagaggacgccagaaaggttgagttgttgagtattgctcggaggttaaaacttgctatgttgaaattaacaatgaggagggcacaggtgcagaggataatagctgaacattatgtatctgagggattgtttaaagtggaggagttgtaGGTGTATCCTAAAAGTAAACCTAGTGAACTTGAACTCCTGTacgtgagaaaaattaaagatggaggctgcggaaaggcaaAGGCAGTTTGAGGTGAGAGACGCAGAAAAacagagagaagaggcagaaaaacacaaggaggaagcagaaagacagaggctgttcgagctggaaaagatagagagatttCAGCAAAGGGGTCCAGcgttagactctggtgataagtttgaggccAGTTGTGAAGTTAAactggtacctccatttgacatGGCGGTGGTTGAtaaatacttccagcattttgagaaggttgctcagagtttaaagtgcCCAATAGAGGGTtggttctcttacaaagtgtaattaagggggaggctcagcaagcctattatGCTTTGACAATCGATGAAGCAGCTGAgtatgacatagtgaaacaggctgtgttcaaagcttacgagttggtcccagaatcctacaggcagaagtttataaatttgtggaaatctgtgaaccacACTTATATGGAATTCGCTTTTGAGAAGTTTGTGCGTTTTAATGACTGGTTCACATATAAAAATAGAAGTGataattttaacagcttgaaagtgTTGCTTTTAATTGAAGCATTCAAAAGGTGCATTCCTGATAACATAAAGACGTATTTAGATGagaaggatgctgccactttgcaggagtctgctagattagcagatgttTGCTTTAATtcataaggttaagtttacccAGACTAAGAACTTCCAAAACAGTACCAGGGATAACCAGGGTAAACCAGtaattaaagctgggactagtgacacgagtaaggatgaagggaagcagttgaaggagaaatattctggtcttacttgttactattgtaagaaagctggtcatatgatggctaattgttccatcctgaagaagaaaaaggaaatggaGGCAGTCCCAATTGCCTGTGTTCAATAcgttgaagcacctgtaaagccacagggttctgaacattctgttgaggctcagttaaggtctgagaggtctgaccgagttaagaaggCTTTCGATCATTTTAGGTcaaatgggtttgtattagtaaaggaagggtcaaccccggtaacagtgaaaattcttcgagttactggggcttctcagtcacttatattagacagtgttctaaagtttggtgatgagactaacactggtgtggtaaatcttattaaaaggCATTGGGGGCGGTATGGTTTCTGTGCCAttgcacaaggtaactttacagtcatggttggtttcgggacctgttgagatcggattaAGCTCCAttttaccggtggaagatgtcactttgctgttagggaatgacctggcagatggtgaagttgttcctgcagtgcagttgacaactatgccaaccactgacgacccacagattgattttaacatttatccttcctgtgcagtaactcgaagtatggctagaAAGTCTGCCGACGgagacggttctgtgcagcatgattctgataccaatgatagccaaaatcgggattcaggttatgaagacttgtcagggacttttctgccttcattgtttcaacatgattcaggtagtaagtctgatgagaaagatttatccctgtctaggaaggagtttatagcagaacagaaccgcgaccctgagattgaagctttaaaagaaacagctctctcagatgatgagattaagaaagtgccagtagggtattatctcaaggatggagtgataatgaggaagtggaggccacctgctataccagcgagtgaggaataggcaattgttcaccaagttgtagttcctaaagcttatagggctgaaattttaactttggccacAGTATGCCTTTTGGTGGCCATATTGGAGTGAAtgaaactgtaaacaggattatgaaagaattttactggcctaatttgaggaaagatgttgtgacctttcgcagaacctgtcacacttgtcaagttgtgggtaaaactaatcaggtcaccccagtggctcCACTGTGGTCTATACCTTCATTCGTTGAACCTTTTTCAAAATTTATCGTGGATTGTGTTGGCCAATTGCCAAACACTAAAGCTGGCCGTCAGTAACTGCTAaatattatgtgtactgcatccaggttcccagaggcaatacctctcagaaatattaaagctaaaactgtggcgaaggctcttaccaagtttTTTACTTTATCTGGTTTGCTTacagaaatccagtctgatcacggaagtaattttacatctgaattattccagcaggtagtttgtgAACTAGGaactaaacaaattacatcatctgcataccatccagaatcacaaggggctttggAAAGATTTcactctaccctcaaaacaatgattagtACATACTGTGTTGAGAATGGAAAAGActaggatgaaggaatacatttgcttttgttcgtAGTAAGAGAGTtggtacaggaatcactgggctttagtccatttgaacttgtatttggtcatAGAGTGAGGGGACCTTCGGTCTTGTTAagggaacagtggattgatggggatttacatgttaacttgttagactttgTTTTGAAGTTCCAAAATAAACTACACCAGGCCTGTAGTCTACTAAGACAAAACTTAAAGGTTTCTCAAAACaggatgaagtgttggtttgataagcgggcttgCAAAGGAAAATAGaaggtgggggataaggtgcttgccttatttCCAATGTTGATGAATCCACTTCAGGTGAAGTTCTATGGACCATATGAAATAGCttctcaaattaatgatgtgaattatggtATTAAAACACCTGACAGACGTAAACTAACTCAGGTggcacacataaatatgataaagccttattttgacaagcaggcaccggctttgagtgttgttgtcaaaacatattaatctggcaaccctgagaaggcaacaattgactcgtctgagccttttcacaagccaaacatggtcccagttaggctaatgaactcggttgttctagaaaactttgataacaagttggctcatctgcagccaaagcaacaacaacagctgaaaggAATTGATTCTGAAGTTTAAGGATGTtctcccgatgttcccaagcaaaccacggtcgcagtacgtgacgtagatattggtcaagccaaaccgattaaacaacacccatatcgcatgaacATAGAaaatgtaaattggctgagcaattgTTGTAAGTGGAAATACTTGGTAGGTCTCAAAGACAAGGAATTTGGACACACAGTCTTGGCAGTAAAgcattttatttacagaaggcaaacgTGGGGAAATGGCGACAGAAGcaacacgcacatgcacacaatTTACAGCAGTCGTGGAGAAAGTCGGATCGGCAATAAAACACACACGGACAATTACTAACGAACGTGGGGAAGTCTCCTGGGAAGAAAGTACACGCCcgcgcgcgcacgcacacacacacacacacacacgcgcgcgcgcacacacgcacacacacacacacacacacacacacacacacacacacacacacacacacacacacacacacacacacacacacacacacacacacacacacacacacacacaaccaatgCGATATCCGCCACCCCTTGACCGAGTGCAGGCACGGCTCTGTACTATTCGGGACAATAATTGACGCTcccaaccctattcaatgcacagcTCACTAACAATTTCTCCAGCGCAGTTCCACGGTTCTCAGACTGGAGTGAAGCAAAtatgtgtgtgtaaatataattcccaaactattgagcttgggggaaacaaggcttagAGTCGAGAGATGCTAGAACATGAAAGTTCAGTTAATCCACGGAATAtaagatgggagagagatatttgtaacccAGGGTCAaacgtagagagaaggcaatcacGCCGAATTCCACGGGTTCCACGGTGGTAATTAATAAATATCGGTGGTGGAAGATCCTCCGTCGAGCCGTTCCAAATCCACACACGAATTACCACCAGAGTGATCTGTCACAGGGATGCCGTCTTCAAGGGGTTACCACAtcacacacccaggcaagggttaacttcGAGTGGCCCCACAGGAcattcccagatccactcctTTGGACAATACGGAGTGACAGCCACACATCCGATGTGCACCGGATCGCTGATCACCCCACCCTTGTGGGTGTAGCAGAGTTCCAAATCCCCAGCCTCGACAAGCTGGAACTGCTGCCTTTTCCAGGttcgctcctctctctctctctctctcttccgaCTCCTGACCGTGTCTGTGTCCTTGttttaaaggtaaacaagctgcgagtcggtcagtgaacaacatcatagtcctgcctcactgaagcgctgtgttaaagtgacagtccacagtgaACGAAACCTGCGGGTCCGTAACAGTGCATTGATGGGCGAGGAGGGGTCAAACCTTGATTGGCAGGTGACGTGCCTTCACGTCAACACGTGAAAGGAAAACACGACAGCCTTGTGTGATATTAAATAGTCCGTGTGATGGAGCGAGTAGTAATGAATGAGCGAGGAGATtcgtcagctcagagtttctccagcgagatcgcggacagctggaagacagggtgaatctcacacagcatgcGTGAAACtttttaccgtgtgagaaagatatggtacttggtcattgccgtgatcggtgttcctggtaagaacacaaGCAAATTAACATCTTAAGTTTTGTGTGCGCCGTCCGTGGGCTCGTTCAGTGACCGACAGCGCTGGGATGTCGGAGTATCAGAGAGAGCGGTGTTCACATTGCGACCAATCTCTGTGTTCGTTCAGAAGTTTTAATTCACGGCTTCTGCTGGAAGTAAACCGGCAGCTGAAGCGGCCGTAGAGAGGAAGATCGGGTAGATGGATTCACTTTGTAGATTCGTAGCGGGCAgttgtgatttatcaatgcaaagtcgCTGTCAAGTAAACCTCGATAATCCACCTCGCTCGCCACCTTTAAGGCTATTTGGTTTTATACCGTTTCATTAGAGCAACGTGctttaaattcaaaattcaaggtattgtgctctgattaaagaaataccTGCAAATTTGAAGGGAACGCGGAAAGCGAAAGGACTTTGAGATTCAGGGGAGAGAGGTCGACTGCATTTGTAAGTCAGACTCCGAATATAAGTCAAGTAAGGGCCTGTGTGCGTGTTTTGTACCAGGGTTTATTACCACGCcctgttatccgtgaagtgaagCAGGAGTTAAGAGCAAGCCCAGCGGCGTCCGTTAGGGATCAGATGGGGTAAGGCGCACGCGATACTCCGTTCTTGTACAATATGCTTTGAAACATTTAGAATAATGCTGAAGTAATTCAGAGCGGCCCCAAAAGAGGCAGATCTTTTGGAGTACCGACGCTGTCTTTGATGATATAAGCACTAGCGTGCTAAATAATTTAAAGTTCAGCGGGTCAAGCAGAAACCAGAAAAAGGAAAATTGAACCTTTCTGATCGGAGTCGTTGAGAGCGGGTGAAGGAACCCCGGCGAAGAGCAGTtgcggaatttaaaagaagccatCCAAGCGGAGGTGGGGTGTGGGGCGGGTGCTGTGTGCGGGTGATAAACGGGGAGTCAAGAAGGAGACGCAGGCATTGGAACGGTGGaaatgaatttgctttgaactttgtagatgGACAGAGGTGGAGGGAGCGGGACTTCGCTGCTCAGTGAG
This Hypanus sabinus isolate sHypSab1 unplaced genomic scaffold, sHypSab1.hap1 scaffold_634, whole genome shotgun sequence DNA region includes the following protein-coding sequences:
- the LOC132389712 gene encoding zinc finger protein 229-like — translated: MAHQRVHTRERQFTCSDCGKGFTRSSDLMAHQRVHTGERPFTCSDCGKGFSLSSRLLTHQRVHTGVKPFTCSVCEKRFTHSSTLQRHKLVHTGEKPFTCSVCGKGFTQSSSLQNHQRVHTGEKPFTCSECGKGFTESSHLQRHQRVHTGEKPFTCSVCEKKFTNSSTLQSHQRVHTGEKPFTCSVCEKGFTHSSTLRRHHRVHTKEKLFTCSVCGMRFTDSSYLRSHQRVHTGEKPFTCSVCAKGFTLLSNLQCHQRVHTGEKPFTCSDCGKGFTVSASLMVHQRVHTGQRPFTCSDCGKGFTLSSKLLKHQRVHTGEKPFTCSVCEKRFSDSSALQRHQRVHTGERPFTCSECGKGFTQSCHLQSHQRVHTREKPFTC